Proteins from a genomic interval of Euwallacea fornicatus isolate EFF26 chromosome 1, ASM4011564v1, whole genome shotgun sequence:
- the Fas2 gene encoding fasciclin-2 isoform X5: protein MCSALVWLLLWISGITAITAQSPSLEIQPRSRPIRKEVGENLVLTCRPNVPKPDLITNLEWRNKNDKRIETSYRSSPLYIQDVPGDVGIMLVFTGLTAQQAGNYSCHASYTNTEHLSASVEVSTFKDVQFTDAPESQYSKVGSKFTIKCIVKGDPYPIIDWYKGDELIAENTEKYIKRTDGLFISNVTEADDGVYKCSALVPSTGVYKTRNIKVEVHVPPKIFPMNPIEVVEGETASVQCTAIGKPPPTYQWIKLDHRNDLSKTDRFDVKKLTGELIMNRVEFGDDGMYKCAAENPAGTVDTEVRISVLVKPQIYELLNATTPVGNESRLLCKTKGRPPPKVTFRKLGSSTPFTVGKQITDTRITLKQEIFKNAGEAFGTLIINNLTRSDDGLYECIAENPTGAAYKNGHITVWFKPTFNRTRDLPPVWSWDGRPGNLSCLPEAIPNATIVWRWNQFEISEENFKNKLIFRENFQVIGKSPQSFLIVKPYNTQKYYTFYECLATNALGDDSIKIQLKQGSVPLAISQIRANTVTATTIKFSIVPQSNYDGLPIRSYTVQYKPERQPVWEKSLTHTWSTGAPYILENLFAEETYHFRFAARNDVGLGPWTNGPTITMPRRSAPAEPTILVPGVVNLTETKEFSAPYSNHFEIRWNVPADNGEPIEHYLIRFCQVNHIEGVEEDIKCSENIQQSVQYTNFPLNDLIPDTSYKVELRAVNAMGASSPATIRFRTARALQLLQPLNPSPKRLHLHRCQHAIQSDFDNSPDVEQHDA, encoded by the exons CAATAACTGCACAATCACCATCTTTAGAAATCCAACCCAGGTCGCGACCGATAAGGAAAGAGGTAGGCGAAAACTTAGTGCTGACCTGTCGTCCGAACGTCCCCAAACCAGACTTAATCACCAACCTGGAATGGAGGAACAAAAACGATAAGAGAATAGAGACTAGTTATCGGAGTAGTCCTCTCTATATCCAG GATGTTCCTGGAGATGTGGGAATAATGTTGGTCTTCACAGGGCTTACAGCTCAACAGGCAGGAAATTATAGCTGCCATGCAAGCTACACCAACACTGAGCATTTATCAGCCTCTGTTGAAGTCAGCACTTTTA AGGATGTGCAGTTTACAGACGCCCCAGAGAGTCAGTACTCCAAAGTAGGATCCAAATTCACGATCAAATGCATAGTGAAAGGTGACCCATATCCCATCATCGATTGGTACAAAGGGGACGAATTGATTGCTGAAAATACTGAAAAGTACATTAAACGTACTGATGGTCTGTTCATAAGTAACGTAACCGAGGCCGATGATGGTGTGTACAAGTGCTCAGCTTTGGTGCCTTCTACTGGGGTATATAAAACCAGAAACATAAAG GTGGAGGTTCATGTACCACCAAAAATTTTCCCAATGAACCCCATCGAAGTGGTGGAAGGGGAAACTGCTTCAGTTCAGTGCACAGCCATCGGAAAACCTCCTCCAACCTATCAATGGATAAAACTGGACCACCGAAACGATTTATCTAAAACGGATCGATTCGACGTTAAAAAGCTAACAG GGGAACTAATAATGAACAGAGTCGAATTCGGCGATGACGGGATGTACAAGTGTGCGGCCGAAAACCCCGCTGGAACTGTGGATACAGAAGTTAGGATAAGCGTTTTAGTGAAACCGCAAATATACGAATTGTTGAATGCCACAACACCTGTGGGTAACGAAAGTCGACTCTTGTGCAAAACAAAGGGTCGACCACCACCAAAGGTAACATTCAGGAAACTTGGCAGTTCAACACCATTCACAGTGGGAAAGCAAATTACGGATACAAGAATCACCctaaaacaagaaatttttaaaaatgcag GTGAAGCTTTTGGGACTCTGATAATCAATAATCTGACTAGAAGCGACGACGGTCTCTATGAATGCATAGCAGAAAATCCGACAGGGGCCGCATACAAGAACGGACACATTACCGTATGGTTTAAGCCGACATTTAATCGAACCCGAGATTTACCTCCGGTTTGGAGCTGGGATGGTAGACCAGGGAATTTATCTTGTCTACCCGAAGCCATTCCAAATGCCACGATAGTTTGGCGGTGGAATCAATTTGAAATCTCCGAGGAGAACTTCAAGAATAAACTcatttttagagaaaattttcaagttatcGGAAAGAGTCCGCAATCGTTCCTCATTGTCAAGCCGTACAATACCCAGAA GTATTACACATTCTACGAGTGCTTGGCAACGAACGCTCTTGGAGACGATTCAATTAAGATCCAGTTAAAACAAGGCTCCGTTCCCCTGGCAATCAGTCAAATAAGAGCTAATACAGTCACGGCCAcaactattaaattttccattgtgCCACAGAGTAACTACGACGGATTGCCAATTAGATCCTATACCGTTCAATACAAGCCCGAAAGGCAACCCGTCTGGGAAAAGTCTTTAACGCATACATGGAGCACTG GTGCTCCTTACATTCTCGAAAACCTATTCGCCGAAGAGACTTATCATTTCCGATTTGCGGCCAGAAATGACGTCGGTTTGGGACCGTGGACCAATGGTCCAACGATTACGATGCCTCGTCGATCAGCGCCAGCTGAACCCACCATTTTAGTGCCAGGTGTTGTTAATCTGACTGAAACCAAAGAATTTTCCGCTCCTTATTCCAATCACTTCGAAATTCGGTGGAATGTGCCTGCTGATAATGGAGAGCCAATTGAGCATTACCTTATCAGGTTTTGCCAG GTGAACCACATTGAAGGTGTAGAAGAAGACATTAAGTGCAGCGAAAACATCCAGCAATCAGTGCAATACACGAACTTTCCTCTCAACGACCTCATTCCAGATACCTCCTATAAAGTGGAGTTGAGGGCTGTAAACGCCATGGGTGCAAGCTCCCCTGCCACTATCAGATTTAGAACTGCAAGAG CATTACAATTATTACAACCCCTTAATCCGAGCCCTAAAAGATTACATCTGCACCGGTGCCAACACGCGATCCAGTCGGATTTCGACAACTCTCCTGATGTTGAACAGCATGATGCGTAA
- the Fas2 gene encoding fasciclin-2 isoform X6, with protein MCSALVWLLLWISGITAITAQSPSLEIQPRSRPIRKEVGENLVLTCRPNVPKPDLITNLEWRNKNDKRIETSYRSSPLYIQDVPGDVGIMLVFTGLTAQQAGNYSCHASYTNTEHLSASVEVSTFKDVQFTDAPESQYSKVGSKFTIKCIVKGDPYPIIDWYKGDELIAENTEKYIKRTDGLFISNVTEADDGVYKCSALVPSTGVYKTRNIKVEVHVPPKIFPMNPIEVVEGETASVQCTAIGKPPPTYQWIKLDHRNDLSKTDRFDVKKLTGELIMNRVEFGDDGMYKCAAENPAGTVDTEVRISVLVKPQIYELLNATTPVGNESRLLCKTKGRPPPKVTFRKLGSSTPFTVGKQITDTRITLKQEIFKNAGEAFGTLIINNLTRSDDGLYECIAENPTGAAYKNGHITVWFKPTFNRTRDLPPVWSWDGRPGNLSCLPEAIPNATIVWRWNQFEISEENFKNKLIFRENFQVIGKSPQSFLIVKPYNTQKYYTFYECLATNALGDDSIKIQLKQGSVPLAISQIRANTVTATTIKFSIVPQSNYDGLPIRSYTVQYKPERQPVWEKSLTHTWSTGAPYILENLFAEETYHFRFAARNDVGLGPWTNGPTITMPRRSAPAEPTILVPGVVNLTETKEFSAPYSNHFEIRWNVPADNGEPIEHYLIRFCQVNHIEGVEEDIKCSENIQQSVQYTNFPLNDLIPDTSYKVELRAVNAMGASSPATIRFRTAREGNPWTNSSTRSNSLLILQAALVFALLRF; from the exons CAATAACTGCACAATCACCATCTTTAGAAATCCAACCCAGGTCGCGACCGATAAGGAAAGAGGTAGGCGAAAACTTAGTGCTGACCTGTCGTCCGAACGTCCCCAAACCAGACTTAATCACCAACCTGGAATGGAGGAACAAAAACGATAAGAGAATAGAGACTAGTTATCGGAGTAGTCCTCTCTATATCCAG GATGTTCCTGGAGATGTGGGAATAATGTTGGTCTTCACAGGGCTTACAGCTCAACAGGCAGGAAATTATAGCTGCCATGCAAGCTACACCAACACTGAGCATTTATCAGCCTCTGTTGAAGTCAGCACTTTTA AGGATGTGCAGTTTACAGACGCCCCAGAGAGTCAGTACTCCAAAGTAGGATCCAAATTCACGATCAAATGCATAGTGAAAGGTGACCCATATCCCATCATCGATTGGTACAAAGGGGACGAATTGATTGCTGAAAATACTGAAAAGTACATTAAACGTACTGATGGTCTGTTCATAAGTAACGTAACCGAGGCCGATGATGGTGTGTACAAGTGCTCAGCTTTGGTGCCTTCTACTGGGGTATATAAAACCAGAAACATAAAG GTGGAGGTTCATGTACCACCAAAAATTTTCCCAATGAACCCCATCGAAGTGGTGGAAGGGGAAACTGCTTCAGTTCAGTGCACAGCCATCGGAAAACCTCCTCCAACCTATCAATGGATAAAACTGGACCACCGAAACGATTTATCTAAAACGGATCGATTCGACGTTAAAAAGCTAACAG GGGAACTAATAATGAACAGAGTCGAATTCGGCGATGACGGGATGTACAAGTGTGCGGCCGAAAACCCCGCTGGAACTGTGGATACAGAAGTTAGGATAAGCGTTTTAGTGAAACCGCAAATATACGAATTGTTGAATGCCACAACACCTGTGGGTAACGAAAGTCGACTCTTGTGCAAAACAAAGGGTCGACCACCACCAAAGGTAACATTCAGGAAACTTGGCAGTTCAACACCATTCACAGTGGGAAAGCAAATTACGGATACAAGAATCACCctaaaacaagaaatttttaaaaatgcag GTGAAGCTTTTGGGACTCTGATAATCAATAATCTGACTAGAAGCGACGACGGTCTCTATGAATGCATAGCAGAAAATCCGACAGGGGCCGCATACAAGAACGGACACATTACCGTATGGTTTAAGCCGACATTTAATCGAACCCGAGATTTACCTCCGGTTTGGAGCTGGGATGGTAGACCAGGGAATTTATCTTGTCTACCCGAAGCCATTCCAAATGCCACGATAGTTTGGCGGTGGAATCAATTTGAAATCTCCGAGGAGAACTTCAAGAATAAACTcatttttagagaaaattttcaagttatcGGAAAGAGTCCGCAATCGTTCCTCATTGTCAAGCCGTACAATACCCAGAA GTATTACACATTCTACGAGTGCTTGGCAACGAACGCTCTTGGAGACGATTCAATTAAGATCCAGTTAAAACAAGGCTCCGTTCCCCTGGCAATCAGTCAAATAAGAGCTAATACAGTCACGGCCAcaactattaaattttccattgtgCCACAGAGTAACTACGACGGATTGCCAATTAGATCCTATACCGTTCAATACAAGCCCGAAAGGCAACCCGTCTGGGAAAAGTCTTTAACGCATACATGGAGCACTG GTGCTCCTTACATTCTCGAAAACCTATTCGCCGAAGAGACTTATCATTTCCGATTTGCGGCCAGAAATGACGTCGGTTTGGGACCGTGGACCAATGGTCCAACGATTACGATGCCTCGTCGATCAGCGCCAGCTGAACCCACCATTTTAGTGCCAGGTGTTGTTAATCTGACTGAAACCAAAGAATTTTCCGCTCCTTATTCCAATCACTTCGAAATTCGGTGGAATGTGCCTGCTGATAATGGAGAGCCAATTGAGCATTACCTTATCAGGTTTTGCCAG GTGAACCACATTGAAGGTGTAGAAGAAGACATTAAGTGCAGCGAAAACATCCAGCAATCAGTGCAATACACGAACTTTCCTCTCAACGACCTCATTCCAGATACCTCCTATAAAGTGGAGTTGAGGGCTGTAAACGCCATGGGTGCAAGCTCCCCTGCCACTATCAGATTTAGAACTGCAAGAG aAGGAAATCCGTGGACGAATTCATCTACGAGATCGAATTCTCTATTGATCCTACAGGCTGCTTTGGTATTTGCTTTATTGCGATTTTAA